From the genome of Planctomycetota bacterium, one region includes:
- a CDS encoding methylated-DNA--[protein]-cysteine S-methyltransferase, with protein sequence MPVTIPPRPTSPCAEATLPSPLGELTLVATEAGLRSVSWGVRGVNGRQRPVAFDGDPHGERERAMAILRAAAEQLTAYFAGERTEFDIPLDPGGTPFQRRAWAVLRAIPFGTTISYADQARRLGDARKARAVGGANGKNPLPIVVPCHRVIGSSGALVGFAAGTGSKAWLLDHERCLAMGGRRRGDVRPGRRRRFPTPGSTASAPGASPSRRCR encoded by the coding sequence ATGCCCGTCACCATCCCCCCGCGACCGACGTCGCCGTGTGCCGAGGCGACGCTGCCCTCGCCCCTCGGCGAATTGACGCTCGTCGCCACCGAAGCCGGGTTGCGGAGCGTGTCGTGGGGAGTGAGGGGGGTGAACGGCCGGCAGCGGCCTGTGGCGTTCGACGGCGATCCCCACGGGGAGCGCGAGCGAGCGATGGCGATTCTCCGCGCTGCCGCCGAGCAGCTCACGGCCTACTTCGCCGGTGAGCGGACGGAGTTCGACATCCCGCTCGATCCCGGGGGCACGCCGTTTCAACGGCGCGCCTGGGCCGTGCTCCGCGCGATCCCCTTCGGCACCACGATCAGCTACGCCGACCAGGCCCGGCGCCTCGGTGATGCCCGCAAGGCCCGCGCGGTCGGCGGTGCCAATGGAAAAAACCCGCTGCCGATCGTCGTCCCCTGCCACAGGGTGATCGGCAGCAGCGGAGCCCTCGTCGGCTTCGCGGCCGGCACGGGCTCGAAGGCCTGGCTCCTCGACCACGAGCGGTGCCTCGCGATGGGCGGACGCCGGCGAGGAGACGTCAGACCCGGCAGGCGGCGCCGCTTCCCGACGCCTGGTTCCACGGCATCCGCGCCAGGAGCATCGCCATCCCGCAGGTGTCGGTGA
- a CDS encoding rhodanese-like domain-containing protein, whose translation MVATITPAVLADLRRRHEPVTLIDVRTPAEYGEVHVTDARNMPLDRLDPRAIASLAGTRPVYVICKSGGRSQKACEQLLAAGLGNVFSVEGGTAACEAAGVPVVRGRKAMSLERQVRIAAGSLVASGAALAAFGPDATWRAIGAGLAGFVGCGLVFAGVTDTCGMAMLLARMPWNQASGSGAACRV comes from the coding sequence ATGGTCGCCACGATCACCCCCGCGGTGCTCGCCGATCTCCGTCGCCGGCACGAGCCGGTGACACTCATCGACGTGCGGACGCCCGCCGAATATGGCGAGGTCCACGTCACGGACGCCCGCAACATGCCGCTCGACCGGCTCGATCCGCGTGCCATCGCGAGCTTGGCCGGCACGCGGCCGGTGTACGTGATCTGCAAGTCGGGCGGGCGCAGCCAGAAGGCCTGTGAGCAGTTGCTCGCTGCCGGACTTGGCAACGTGTTCAGCGTCGAGGGGGGCACCGCCGCCTGTGAAGCAGCCGGGGTGCCGGTGGTGCGCGGCCGCAAGGCGATGTCGCTCGAGCGGCAGGTGCGGATCGCCGCCGGGTCGCTGGTCGCCAGCGGAGCGGCCCTGGCGGCCTTCGGACCGGACGCGACCTGGCGTGCGATCGGCGCCGGGCTGGCGGGGTTCGTCGGCTGCGGCCTCGTCTTCGCCGGAGTCACCGACACCTGCGGGATGGCGATGCTCCTGGCGCGGATGCCGTGGAACCAGGCGTCGGGAAGCGGCGCCGCCTGCCGGGTCTGA
- a CDS encoding amino acid permease, which produces MLAAGESRARRPRHRPVCHNRPAAGVCPPLVAATPSAPGHPLMPPSLHSPWTTPSVAFSHSGDRGKHEGLPGSPAAAPGGSSTRPQPATPPSATLHRVLGPFTLWGLGVGYVISGEYFGWNLGLPVAGSLGMLAAFALVTAMYAAFVFSYLELACALPRAGGAFVYAVRGLGPGAGFLAGIAQAVEFVLAPPAIAMAIGSYVATLAPAVGQRPAALVVLALFTVVNVVGVRQAALLEFAVTLLAVGELVLFAGLALPHFRWEAFAANGLPHGVGGVFAGIPFAIWFYLAIEGVANAAEETRDPHRDIPRGFGAALVTLVVLSVVVLFGAVGVGGWERVVYAPADLVAGVEGGVVPRAGAPLSDNPLPLALGQFVAAGHPLFSLLVGMGVLGLVASLNGIILAAGRGLLEMGRAGYLPRVLGWIAPATGTPVVALLTTFVIGAAAVVALDTTLLITLSAFGAVTLMIVSMVALLRLRVTEPDLPRPWRAPGAPWVPLAALGLATMSLVAMGWSNRGDAATWWRSGTAQYTLVMTVAGIAWWTVLRRRIDPHAVADAHHVDPHVPHTPPPRP; this is translated from the coding sequence ATGCTAGCAGCCGGTGAATCCCGTGCAAGGCGACCCCGGCACCGGCCGGTCTGCCACAATCGACCAGCCGCGGGAGTCTGTCCGCCACTCGTCGCCGCCACTCCCAGCGCCCCCGGACACCCACTGATGCCGCCGTCCCTTCACAGCCCGTGGACAACGCCCTCCGTGGCCTTTTCCCACTCAGGCGACCGCGGGAAACACGAAGGGTTGCCCGGATCGCCGGCGGCCGCACCCGGCGGCAGCTCGACTCGTCCACAACCTGCTACGCCGCCGTCGGCGACGCTGCACCGCGTGCTGGGGCCGTTCACCCTGTGGGGCCTGGGTGTCGGCTACGTCATCTCGGGTGAGTATTTCGGCTGGAACCTCGGGCTACCGGTCGCCGGCTCGCTGGGGATGCTCGCGGCATTCGCACTGGTCACCGCGATGTATGCGGCGTTCGTGTTCAGCTACCTGGAGCTCGCCTGCGCCCTGCCGCGGGCGGGTGGGGCGTTCGTGTATGCGGTGCGTGGTCTCGGGCCGGGGGCCGGGTTCCTCGCCGGCATCGCCCAGGCGGTGGAGTTCGTCCTCGCCCCGCCGGCGATCGCGATGGCGATCGGCAGCTACGTCGCCACCCTCGCACCCGCCGTCGGTCAGCGCCCCGCGGCGCTGGTGGTCCTGGCATTGTTCACGGTGGTCAATGTCGTCGGCGTCCGACAGGCGGCGCTGTTGGAATTCGCCGTCACGCTCCTGGCAGTCGGCGAGCTGGTGCTGTTTGCCGGGCTGGCGCTGCCGCACTTCCGCTGGGAGGCGTTCGCCGCCAACGGCTTGCCGCACGGCGTGGGAGGCGTGTTCGCCGGGATCCCGTTCGCGATCTGGTTCTATCTGGCGATCGAGGGGGTCGCCAACGCGGCCGAGGAGACGCGCGACCCGCACCGCGACATCCCGCGCGGCTTCGGCGCGGCCCTGGTCACGCTCGTGGTGTTGTCGGTCGTCGTGCTGTTCGGTGCCGTCGGGGTCGGCGGCTGGGAACGGGTCGTGTACGCGCCGGCCGACCTCGTCGCCGGCGTGGAGGGCGGCGTCGTGCCGCGCGCCGGCGCACCGCTGTCCGACAACCCGCTACCGCTGGCACTGGGGCAGTTCGTCGCGGCGGGGCATCCGCTGTTTTCGCTGCTGGTCGGGATGGGGGTGCTCGGCCTGGTCGCCTCGCTCAACGGGATCATCCTCGCCGCCGGACGGGGTCTGCTCGAGATGGGGAGGGCCGGATACCTGCCCCGCGTTCTGGGATGGATCGCCCCGGCGACCGGCACGCCCGTCGTGGCCCTGCTGACGACGTTCGTGATCGGCGCCGCGGCGGTCGTCGCCCTCGACACGACGCTGTTGATCACGCTGTCGGCGTTCGGCGCGGTGACGCTGATGATCGTCTCGATGGTGGCGCTCCTCCGCCTGCGGGTGACGGAGCCCGACCTGCCGCGGCCCTGGCGTGCGCCGGGCGCGCCGTGGGTGCCGCTGGCGGCACTCGGCCTGGCGACGATGTCGCTGGTGGCGATGGGATGGTCCAATCGGGGCGATGCGGCCACCTGGTGGCGCTCGGGCACGGCGCAGTACACGCTGGTGATGACGGTGGCGGGCATCGCCTGGTGGACAGTGCTACGGCGCCGGATCGATCCCCACGCCGTCGCCGACGCCCACCACGTCGATCCTCACGTCCCCCACACCCCGCCCCCGCGTCCATGA
- a CDS encoding ethanolamine ammonia-lyase subunit EutB, with protein sequence MSRYATTLGGVTHAFGDLKTLLARASPPRSGDELAGIAAGAEEERIAARFVLADVPLARFLAEPLIPAEDDDVTRMLLDTHDNAAFAPLSHLTVGGFREWLLDPYTDGTVLAAVAAGITPEMAAAVSKLMRAQDLILVARKCRVVTRFRDTVGLPGRLAVRIQPNHPTDDPLPIAAAILDGLAHGCGDAVIGINPATDSVDRVVTLLRLLDEWIAAWRIPTQSCVLAHVTTQLEALERGAPVDLVFQSIAGTEAANRSFGITLAMLAEAEEAARALGRGTVGDHVMYFETGQGSCLSAGAHHGVDQQTLEARAHGVARRFRPLLVNTVVGFIGPEYLADGRQITRAGLEDHFCGKLLGLPMGCDVCHTVHADAGPDDLDGLLFLLGTAGCSYVMGVPGGDDIMLNYVSTSYHDAAALRQALGLRPAPEFEAWATEVGILDGAGRLAPEPAHRLAARLPALPGLASTAVIPR encoded by the coding sequence ATGAGCCGTTACGCGACCACCCTCGGCGGCGTGACCCACGCCTTCGGCGACCTGAAGACGCTGCTGGCGCGCGCCAGCCCCCCGCGCAGCGGCGACGAACTGGCAGGGATCGCCGCCGGCGCCGAAGAGGAGCGGATCGCCGCCCGGTTCGTCCTCGCCGACGTGCCCCTCGCGCGATTCCTCGCCGAACCGCTGATCCCCGCCGAGGACGACGACGTCACGCGGATGCTCCTCGACACCCACGACAACGCGGCTTTCGCGCCGCTGTCGCATCTCACCGTCGGTGGATTTCGCGAGTGGCTCCTCGACCCGTACACCGACGGCACGGTACTGGCCGCCGTCGCCGCCGGCATCACGCCGGAGATGGCGGCCGCGGTCAGCAAGCTGATGCGCGCCCAGGACCTGATCCTGGTGGCGCGGAAATGCCGGGTCGTGACCCGATTCCGCGACACGGTCGGCCTGCCCGGGCGGCTCGCCGTCCGCATCCAGCCCAACCACCCCACCGACGACCCGCTGCCGATCGCCGCCGCGATCCTCGACGGCCTGGCGCACGGCTGCGGCGACGCCGTGATCGGCATCAATCCCGCCACCGACAGCGTCGATCGCGTGGTCACGCTCCTGCGCCTGCTCGACGAATGGATCGCCGCCTGGCGGATCCCGACGCAGTCGTGCGTCCTCGCCCACGTGACCACGCAGCTCGAGGCGCTCGAGCGTGGTGCCCCGGTGGATCTGGTGTTCCAGTCGATCGCCGGCACCGAGGCGGCCAACCGCTCGTTCGGGATCACGCTGGCGATGCTCGCCGAAGCGGAGGAGGCGGCGCGGGCGCTGGGCCGCGGCACGGTCGGTGACCATGTGATGTACTTCGAGACCGGGCAGGGGTCGTGCCTCTCGGCCGGTGCCCACCACGGCGTCGACCAGCAGACGCTCGAGGCCCGTGCCCACGGCGTGGCCCGGCGCTTCCGGCCGTTGCTGGTCAACACGGTCGTCGGGTTCATCGGCCCGGAGTACCTCGCCGACGGCCGGCAGATCACCCGGGCCGGGCTCGAAGACCACTTCTGCGGCAAGCTGCTCGGCCTGCCGATGGGCTGCGACGTCTGCCACACCGTCCATGCCGACGCCGGCCCCGACGACCTCGACGGGCTGCTGTTCCTCCTCGGCACGGCGGGGTGCAGCTACGTGATGGGTGTCCCTGGCGGCGACGACATCATGCTCAACTACGTCTCGACCTCGTACCACGACGCCGCGGCGCTGCGGCAGGCACTCGGCCTCCGCCCGGCGCCGGAGTTCGAAGCCTGGGCGACGGAGGTCGGCATCCTCGACGGCGCCGGGCGCCTCGCCCCCGAGCCGGCCCATCGCCTCGCCGCGAGGCTACCGGCGCTTCCCGGGCTGGCCAGCACCGCGGTGATTCCCCGATGA